From a region of the Phormidium ambiguum IAM M-71 genome:
- a CDS encoding protein kinase domain-containing protein gives MADTMIEPGLLLQNRYQVIRLLGGGGFGKIFEINDGQVPKVLKVLNPQHFKQPEVKRKAQILFQREAEILSKLQHPGIPHVALEGYFTWPEGGSEPLHCLVMEKIPGSNLQEWLSGKGNQPITTAEAYQWLIQLIEILSLLHQYHYFHRDIKPSNIMLKPDGQLVLIDFGAVREVTRTYLQQQQENVTGTVIISAGYTPPEQAEGRAVLQSDFFALGRTFVYLLTGQSLINLPRNPETGELIWREQAVQVSPEIADLIDWLMAPFPGQRPQSCQEILQRLAKFKPGSSKTKVDLLRDKFLKISEKVNVKHTSLLGLFAIISLLIGSTSWGLFSPKLANYFNDRGLALSRNGNFEIAMFYYQLALIFDAKIAQTYHNMGLIYEDTGQLDKARSVYKNAIRYGLSASYSNLARLYNLNQEYTTAVELLQKGLPLAKNEDVKYAMLKNMGLAKLKLGRYQEALNYLQTAIQLESDRAPAYCLKAQVMERQNNKQAAFLAWRNCLKYANTKNPDEKMWISMAPSTLKTEKR, from the coding sequence ATGGCAGATACAATGATCGAGCCAGGGTTATTGCTACAAAATCGTTATCAAGTTATCCGTCTCCTTGGCGGTGGAGGTTTTGGGAAAATTTTTGAAATAAATGATGGACAAGTTCCGAAAGTTTTAAAAGTTTTGAACCCACAACATTTTAAACAGCCAGAAGTTAAAAGGAAAGCTCAAATTCTGTTTCAAAGAGAAGCGGAAATTTTGAGCAAATTGCAACATCCGGGAATTCCTCATGTTGCGTTAGAGGGATATTTTACTTGGCCTGAAGGTGGTAGCGAGCCATTACACTGTTTAGTAATGGAAAAAATTCCTGGGTCTAATTTACAAGAATGGCTCTCAGGGAAAGGGAATCAACCTATTACAACAGCAGAAGCTTATCAATGGTTGATTCAGCTAATAGAAATTCTTTCGTTGCTGCATCAATACCATTATTTTCATCGGGATATTAAACCATCTAATATTATGTTAAAACCCGATGGACAGTTGGTGTTGATTGATTTTGGTGCTGTTCGAGAAGTAACCAGAACTTATCTGCAACAACAGCAGGAAAATGTAACAGGTACAGTAATTATTTCTGCTGGCTATACTCCTCCAGAACAAGCAGAAGGGCGGGCTGTACTTCAATCTGATTTTTTTGCTTTAGGACGTACTTTTGTTTATTTGTTAACTGGTCAATCTCTGATAAATTTACCCAGAAATCCAGAAACTGGTGAGTTGATTTGGCGTGAGCAAGCAGTTCAAGTTTCTCCTGAAATAGCAGATTTAATTGACTGGTTGATGGCTCCCTTTCCTGGTCAAAGACCACAAAGTTGCCAGGAAATATTACAGCGTTTAGCAAAATTTAAGCCTGGTTCATCTAAAACCAAGGTTGATTTACTACGCGATAAATTTCTAAAAATTTCGGAAAAAGTTAATGTAAAGCATACTTCATTATTAGGTTTATTCGCCATTATATCGCTGTTAATAGGCAGTACCAGTTGGGGGCTTTTTTCACCTAAACTAGCGAATTATTTCAACGATCGGGGATTAGCTCTTTCGCGAAATGGTAATTTTGAAATCGCTATGTTTTACTACCAATTGGCTTTAATATTTGATGCAAAGATTGCCCAAACTTATCATAACATGGGATTAATTTATGAAGATACAGGACAACTTGATAAAGCGCGGTCTGTTTATAAAAATGCTATCCGATATGGTCTAAGTGCATCTTACAGTAATTTGGCAAGATTGTATAATTTAAATCAAGAATATACTACAGCAGTAGAGCTACTCCAAAAAGGTTTACCTCTGGCTAAAAATGAGGATGTAAAATACGCGATGCTCAAAAATATGGGTTTGGCAAAATTAAAGTTGGGGCGATATCAAGAGGCTTTAAATTATTTACAAACAGCAATTCAGTTAGAGAGCGATCGCGCTCCGGCTTATTGCCTGAAAGCTCAGGTGATGGAACGCCAAAACAATAAACAAGCAGCTTTCTTAGCTTGGCGGAACTGCCTCAAGTACGCCAATACAAAAAACCCAGATGAAAAGATGTGGATATCTATGGCACCATCTACTCTGAAAACTGAAAAGAGATAA